One region of Peribacillus simplex genomic DNA includes:
- a CDS encoding nitric oxide synthase oxygenase — translation MEGFVGKMSDLLQEAVSFIRTSYPELLKTKEDINGRIEQIKKEINETGRYEHTYEELVYGAKLAWRNSNRCIGRFFWESLRVIDKRMIQSEEEIVSALFEHIEYATNNGNIRPLITIFKQKDHDVKVDIWNHQLIRYAGYETENGVIGDSSSIEFTKQCMALGWEGKFGPFDLLPLVVQLDGKTPEFHEIPESLVKEVPITHPEFTWFQDLQIKWYAVPIISGMRLEIGGITYSAAPFNGWYMGTEIGGRNLADEDRYNMLPAIGERMGLDIKRDSNLWKDRALIELNDAVLHSFKKHGVSIVDHHTAAKQFKKFEEKETSCDRKVTGDWTWLIPPVSPATTHVFHQPYNNEIMKPNFFYQKPPYK, via the coding sequence ATGGAAGGATTCGTGGGAAAGATGAGTGATTTACTGCAAGAGGCCGTATCCTTTATCAGGACAAGTTACCCGGAATTATTGAAAACGAAAGAGGACATAAATGGCAGGATCGAACAAATCAAAAAGGAAATAAATGAAACAGGCAGATATGAACATACATATGAAGAATTGGTTTATGGTGCTAAATTAGCTTGGCGTAATAGTAATCGTTGCATCGGGCGCTTTTTTTGGGAGTCGCTGAGGGTGATTGATAAAAGGATGATTCAAAGCGAGGAAGAAATAGTATCGGCTCTCTTTGAGCATATCGAATACGCTACGAATAATGGAAACATCAGGCCTTTGATTACAATCTTCAAACAGAAAGATCATGATGTAAAAGTGGATATTTGGAATCATCAGCTTATTCGTTATGCAGGATATGAGACAGAGAATGGTGTAATTGGCGATTCAAGTTCAATAGAATTCACAAAGCAATGCATGGCATTAGGATGGGAAGGGAAATTTGGACCTTTCGATCTTTTACCCCTTGTAGTCCAGTTGGACGGAAAAACCCCTGAATTTCATGAAATTCCTGAAAGTCTTGTTAAGGAAGTTCCGATCACCCACCCGGAGTTTACATGGTTTCAAGATCTTCAAATCAAATGGTATGCAGTTCCAATCATATCTGGTATGAGGCTAGAAATTGGCGGTATTACTTATTCAGCTGCACCATTTAATGGGTGGTATATGGGAACGGAGATTGGCGGCAGAAACCTTGCTGATGAAGATCGCTACAATATGCTTCCAGCAATAGGGGAGAGGATGGGCTTGGATATTAAACGTGATTCGAATTTATGGAAAGATCGAGCCTTGATCGAACTGAATGATGCAGTCCTTCATTCGTTTAAAAAACATGGAGTCAGTATTGTTGATCACCATACGGCAGCTAAACAATTCAAGAAATTCGAAGAAAAGGAAACTTCATGTGACCGAAAAGTAACGGGTGACTGGACCTGGTTAATTCCACCAGTGTCTCCAGCTACGACACACGTATTTCATCAGCCGTATAACAATGAAATAATGAAACCTAATTTCTTTTATCAAAAGCCTCCATATAAATAA
- a CDS encoding winged helix-turn-helix transcriptional regulator: protein MNNTTLCPRFEKGMQILSKRWTGLIVNQLLNGPQRFCNIESAFPISGRILSERLKDLEIEGIVKRDVYPETPVRIEYSLTEKGKALAPVMKEIQNWAQEWLEPIQNQ, encoded by the coding sequence ATGAATAATACGACACTTTGTCCACGATTTGAAAAAGGAATGCAAATCTTGAGTAAACGCTGGACCGGATTGATTGTCAATCAATTGCTTAATGGCCCTCAACGGTTTTGTAATATTGAATCTGCCTTCCCGATCAGCGGCAGGATTCTTTCTGAACGTTTAAAGGACTTGGAAATTGAAGGTATTGTAAAAAGGGACGTATATCCAGAGACACCAGTCCGGATTGAATATTCTTTAACTGAAAAAGGCAAGGCTCTTGCACCGGTAATGAAAGAAATTCAAAACTGGGCACAAGAATGGCTCGAACCAATACAGAACCAATAA
- a CDS encoding ABC transporter permease — protein MNNLIQNEMMKLLAKKRLIIIGIIVGILVLMFTYAQYKQVEEQREKLGTDDWRAALQQQIIDTQNRLGSNRMLDEWREQLEVSLKQQQYYLDHDINPTEPGAATFTRMFLENAIDLFIPLLIMIVASDLVSSENSQGTIKLLLTRPVERWKILFSKYVTLILSVSIIVAMTAFLAYFLSGIVFGYQGWGAPVITGFELKGADVDVSQVRLVEQWKFLLMDLGLVWLVAVVVGTLSFMLSVLVRSTPAGMGIMLAALISGAILNNMVSSWVSAKYFFMVNLKLTGYISGTAPPIEGMTLLSSVITLLVWWVLALLISFTVFTRRDVY, from the coding sequence TTGAATAACTTGATCCAAAATGAAATGATGAAGTTGTTGGCAAAGAAACGGTTAATCATAATAGGTATCATCGTCGGAATTTTAGTGTTGATGTTCACGTATGCACAATACAAACAAGTGGAAGAGCAGCGGGAGAAGCTGGGAACTGATGATTGGCGTGCAGCTCTTCAGCAGCAGATCATTGATACTCAAAATCGGTTGGGTTCAAATAGGATGTTGGATGAGTGGCGTGAACAGCTGGAAGTAAGTCTCAAACAGCAGCAATATTACCTGGATCATGACATTAACCCCACAGAGCCAGGAGCCGCTACTTTTACTCGCATGTTTTTGGAAAATGCAATTGATTTGTTCATTCCGCTGTTGATCATGATAGTGGCAAGTGATTTGGTTTCTTCCGAAAATAGTCAAGGCACGATCAAGCTTTTGCTGACACGGCCAGTTGAGCGCTGGAAAATTTTATTTAGCAAATATGTAACATTAATTTTGTCAGTTTCGATTATCGTGGCGATGACAGCCTTTTTGGCGTATTTTTTATCGGGGATCGTTTTTGGGTATCAAGGTTGGGGGGCACCTGTAATAACCGGATTCGAATTAAAGGGTGCTGATGTGGATGTCAGCCAAGTAAGGCTAGTGGAACAATGGAAATTCCTTTTGATGGATTTGGGGCTTGTCTGGCTGGTTGCAGTAGTGGTAGGTACCCTTTCTTTCATGCTTTCGGTTTTGGTACGAAGCACCCCTGCAGGCATGGGCATTATGCTGGCTGCATTGATTTCCGGAGCTATATTGAACAATATGGTTTCATCATGGGTGTCAGCGAAATATTTCTTTATGGTGAATTTGAAATTGACCGGCTATATTAGCGGGACGGCTCCTCCGATAGAAGGGATGACCTTATTATCCTCCGTCATTACATTACTCGTTTGGTGGGTGCTTGCTTTACTTATTTCTTTTACAGTTTTTACACGCAGGGATGTTTACTGA
- a CDS encoding magnesium transporter CorA family protein: MIEIYKTNENRHLNNIEEMTKGSWVNIVAPTEAEIDYICTTLKLPINFMKDALDDEERPRIEKEDDNVLIIVDFPYLTRDEADLPIFETIPIGMIFTKDCFITVSLKETPILANFKNNKIKGFFTNKKTRFALQILFEISSYYLRYLKQINKMTNEAERELHQSMKNKELYTFLALEKSLVYFTTSLKSNRVVLDKILRFNYLKMYEEDKELLEDVIIENAQAIEMAEVYLSILSGMMDAFASIISNNVNNAMKFLTSVTIILTLPTMVASFYGMNVELPFEHNQFAFIFTLLIAITLAGTTAFIFWKKKYF, from the coding sequence ATGATTGAAATCTACAAGACGAATGAAAACCGGCACTTAAACAATATCGAGGAAATGACAAAAGGTTCCTGGGTGAATATTGTCGCGCCGACAGAAGCCGAAATAGATTATATATGCACGACTTTGAAGTTACCGATTAATTTCATGAAAGATGCGCTGGACGATGAGGAAAGGCCCCGCATAGAAAAAGAAGATGATAATGTTTTAATTATTGTTGACTTCCCATATTTGACTCGGGACGAAGCCGATTTACCCATCTTTGAAACGATTCCCATAGGGATGATCTTTACCAAAGACTGTTTTATTACAGTATCTTTGAAAGAAACCCCAATTTTGGCGAATTTCAAAAACAATAAGATTAAAGGATTTTTCACCAATAAGAAAACAAGGTTTGCTTTACAAATATTATTTGAAATTTCATCCTATTATTTACGGTACCTTAAACAAATTAACAAGATGACTAATGAAGCGGAACGTGAATTGCATCAGTCAATGAAAAATAAAGAACTATATACTTTTTTGGCTTTGGAAAAAAGCCTGGTTTATTTTACTACATCATTGAAATCCAATCGGGTAGTACTTGATAAGATTCTTCGTTTTAATTATTTGAAAATGTATGAAGAAGATAAAGAATTGCTTGAGGACGTAATCATCGAAAATGCACAGGCAATCGAAATGGCAGAAGTGTATCTCTCGATTCTTAGCGGGATGATGGATGCATTCGCTTCGATTATTTCGAATAATGTCAATAATGCCATGAAGTTTCTAACCTCAGTGACAATTATTTTAACTCTTCCGACGATGGTGGCAAGTTTTTACGGAATGAATGTGGAACTGCCATTTGAACATAATCAGTTTGCTTTCATCTTTACATTATTAATTGCCATCACTTTAGCGGGGACGACGGCATTCATTTTTTGGAAGAAGAAATATTTTTAA
- a CDS encoding NAD(P)/FAD-dependent oxidoreductase gives MKQADCIIVGGGIAGIQAAIQLGRYKHDIIVIDSAQGRSSIAKAYHNILGWPDGVSGHQLRTLGRQHAEKFDVEFLEDTVTSIEKKRDKFFIHTKKGMEYQAKMIFLGTGITDNIPPIKNIYTTLGTSTYICPDCDGYEIMDKQTVVLGGGNAGAGMALTLLYWSKDIIYVNHLKSKIDEKYRKKLKANQIPVFEEEVEEVLVDAKQQLTAIQLVSGKIIEAEKAFTAFKGNKLNNGLALQLGVHVNENNHVVIHPRTKETNIKGVWAGGDLVAHSEQVTISMGDGTQAAIWIHKRLLGQPLPYD, from the coding sequence ATGAAGCAAGCAGATTGCATTATTGTTGGTGGTGGTATAGCTGGTATTCAGGCAGCCATTCAGCTCGGAAGATATAAACATGATATTATTGTCATTGATTCTGCTCAAGGCCGTTCTTCCATAGCCAAGGCTTACCATAACATTCTTGGATGGCCAGATGGGGTAAGCGGGCACCAATTAAGGACTCTGGGCAGACAGCACGCAGAAAAATTCGATGTTGAATTTTTGGAAGATACAGTGACATCTATTGAAAAAAAGCGGGACAAGTTTTTTATCCACACAAAGAAGGGCATGGAATATCAAGCAAAAATGATTTTTCTAGGTACCGGCATTACCGATAACATCCCTCCAATCAAAAACATCTATACAACCCTTGGGACATCCACATATATATGCCCTGACTGTGATGGGTATGAGATCATGGATAAACAAACCGTGGTCCTTGGAGGCGGAAATGCAGGTGCAGGAATGGCCCTTACTTTATTATATTGGTCAAAGGATATCATTTACGTCAATCACTTGAAATCAAAAATTGATGAAAAGTATAGGAAAAAGTTAAAGGCAAATCAAATTCCCGTATTCGAAGAAGAAGTCGAAGAGGTTCTAGTAGATGCCAAACAGCAGTTAACCGCAATACAATTAGTATCTGGTAAAATAATTGAAGCCGAAAAGGCATTCACGGCGTTTAAAGGGAACAAACTTAATAACGGCCTCGCCTTACAACTAGGTGTGCATGTAAACGAAAACAATCATGTCGTGATTCATCCCCGCACTAAAGAAACGAATATTAAAGGAGTTTGGGCCGGCGGTGACCTTGTTGCCCATTCCGAACAAGTCACTATTTCGATGGGGGATGGGACCCAAGCCGCGATTTGGATTCATAAGAGACTGTTGGGCCAGCCACTTCCTTATGATTAA
- a CDS encoding MBL fold metallo-hydrolase — protein MDDNHLNEKFLPMTSVSSGDVQIVKEDIYCLPVQIVNVIFIGSPKDEKWVLIDAGMPRSAEMIKRAAEEIYGPHHPPAAIILTHGHFDHVGALIELMEYWEAPVYAHIKEMPYLTGQENYPEPDYTVEGGMVAKISWMFPNEGINLDEKVQPLPDDHSVPELGDWKWIHTPGHSKGHISLFRESDRSLIAGDAFVNVRQDSLYKVITQEKEIAGPPRYLTTDWESAKESVRLLDSLNPAVAVTGHGYPIEGEELERGLSKLAKEFDSLAKPDHGKYVE, from the coding sequence ATGGATGATAATCATTTGAATGAAAAATTTCTGCCAATGACTTCAGTTTCCAGTGGAGATGTTCAGATTGTAAAAGAGGATATATACTGTCTGCCCGTACAAATCGTTAATGTAATTTTTATAGGGTCCCCCAAAGATGAAAAATGGGTATTGATAGATGCAGGAATGCCACGTTCAGCAGAGATGATAAAGAGAGCTGCCGAAGAAATATACGGACCACATCATCCACCTGCGGCCATCATTTTGACACATGGACATTTCGATCATGTTGGTGCATTGATTGAGTTAATGGAATATTGGGAAGCTCCTGTTTATGCCCACATTAAAGAAATGCCTTATTTAACGGGACAGGAAAATTATCCTGAGCCAGATTATACTGTCGAAGGGGGGATGGTTGCTAAGATTTCTTGGATGTTTCCGAATGAGGGAATCAACCTGGATGAAAAAGTTCAACCCCTGCCTGATGATCACAGTGTTCCCGAGCTTGGCGATTGGAAATGGATTCACACCCCGGGCCATTCAAAAGGACATATTTCACTATTTCGGGAAAGTGACCGAAGTCTGATAGCTGGAGATGCTTTTGTGAATGTCAGGCAAGATTCACTATACAAGGTCATCACTCAGGAGAAAGAAATAGCAGGGCCGCCACGGTATTTGACAACCGATTGGGAGTCTGCCAAGGAATCGGTAAGGTTATTGGATAGTCTGAATCCTGCTGTAGCAGTAACGGGGCACGGGTATCCTATTGAAGGGGAAGAATTGGAAAGGGGATTATCAAAGTTGGCAAAGGAATTCGATTCTTTAGCTAAACCGGATCATGGGAAATATGTGGAATGA
- a CDS encoding lmo0937 family membrane protein, with translation MLWTIIGVIILLWVFGLVFKVAAGFIHILLIIAVILILVKVFKGRKRT, from the coding sequence ATGCTTTGGACAATTATTGGCGTAATAATATTATTATGGGTTTTTGGTTTAGTCTTTAAAGTGGCTGCAGGCTTTATACATATCCTGCTTATCATCGCGGTCATTCTCATTTTGGTTAAAGTTTTTAAAGGTAGGAAGCGAACGTAG
- a CDS encoding CBS domain-containing protein translates to MTTLRDIMTTDVDCCTVEDNIYEAAVKMKDDDVGVIPVLENNKLIGVITDRDIVIRCVAEKKPNSTRITDVISTNLVTGTPDMSVDEAEELMGNEQIRRLPIIENDQLVGVVALGDLAVHHQTNSIAGNALSSISENRDQIQH, encoded by the coding sequence GTGACTACATTAAGAGATATTATGACAACAGACGTGGATTGTTGCACTGTGGAAGATAATATATATGAAGCAGCAGTCAAAATGAAGGATGATGATGTTGGAGTCATTCCTGTATTGGAGAATAACAAATTAATTGGTGTCATTACAGACAGGGATATCGTTATCCGCTGTGTTGCCGAGAAAAAGCCGAATTCGACTAGAATTACCGATGTTATTTCCACGAATCTTGTAACAGGCACCCCTGATATGTCAGTGGATGAAGCTGAGGAGTTAATGGGGAATGAACAAATCAGAAGGCTCCCTATAATTGAAAATGACCAGCTGGTCGGAGTCGTAGCGTTGGGTGATCTTGCTGTGCATCATCAGACAAATTCAATTGCGGGAAATGCTTTAAGTTCAATTTCCGAGAACAGAGATCAAATCCAACATTAA
- a CDS encoding ABC transporter ATP-binding protein — protein MKQVTLSVKGLKKRIGKREIIKGIDFELNEGEVFGFLGPNGAGKTTTIRMLVGLIKPSSGSIHICGYDVRQEFTKAMKQMGCIVENPELYPFLSGWNNLLHFARMLPEVDEKRMIEVVELVGLQARIHDKVKTYSLGMRQRLGIAQAMLNSPKLLILDEPTNGLDPAGIREMRQFIRKLAEEEGMSVLVSSHLLGEIQQLCDRVAIIKSGEIIKTDTVERLLSTQERMIWRVEPLQKGVEILSGFTDITLDQKYIITAYDEFETPEWNAALNQAGVKVHEMNRKLPGLEELFLQVTGVGGGSIE, from the coding sequence ATGAAACAGGTGACATTGTCTGTCAAGGGCTTGAAAAAAAGGATTGGCAAAAGGGAAATTATTAAAGGAATAGATTTTGAGCTGAATGAAGGTGAGGTTTTTGGCTTTTTAGGACCGAATGGAGCCGGTAAAACGACAACAATCCGCATGTTGGTCGGTTTGATTAAGCCATCCTCCGGTTCCATCCATATATGCGGGTATGATGTTCGTCAGGAATTTACGAAGGCAATGAAGCAAATGGGCTGCATTGTTGAAAATCCAGAGTTATATCCATTTTTGAGCGGGTGGAATAATTTGCTCCACTTTGCAAGGATGTTACCTGAAGTTGATGAAAAAAGAATGATCGAGGTTGTAGAACTCGTCGGTCTGCAAGCGAGAATTCATGATAAAGTGAAGACCTATTCCTTAGGTATGAGGCAGCGTCTAGGAATCGCGCAGGCAATGCTTAATAGTCCTAAGCTGTTGATTTTGGATGAACCCACTAACGGTCTAGATCCTGCTGGAATCCGTGAAATGCGACAATTCATTAGAAAGTTGGCTGAAGAAGAAGGCATGAGTGTTCTAGTTTCTTCACACTTATTAGGTGAAATACAACAACTTTGTGATCGCGTCGCAATTATTAAAAGTGGGGAAATTATCAAAACGGATACAGTGGAACGCCTATTATCCACGCAAGAACGGATGATTTGGAGGGTAGAACCTTTACAAAAGGGAGTGGAAATCCTTAGCGGTTTCACCGATATTACCTTAGATCAAAAATATATCATTACAGCTTATGATGAATTCGAAACCCCCGAATGGAATGCTGCACTTAACCAAGCAGGGGTGAAGGTACATGAAATGAACCGAAAGCTTCCGGGACTGGAAGAGTTATTTTTACAAGTGACCGGTGTCGGAGGTGGAAGTATTGAATAA
- a CDS encoding YckD family protein: MKKFLIICLIACSLFLVNMDYPSAHGTKAKPESVQFTEVQKSEIAKIHKQILADKKRLIEKYVEYGALSKEEADKMFSHFEKHYKMMEEHNFQISPHRPHTGHTHK, encoded by the coding sequence ATGAAAAAGTTTTTAATCATCTGTTTAATAGCCTGTTCCCTATTCTTAGTTAACATGGATTACCCGTCTGCACATGGAACTAAAGCAAAACCGGAAAGTGTACAATTCACTGAGGTTCAAAAATCGGAAATCGCCAAGATACACAAGCAAATACTTGCGGACAAAAAGAGGTTGATCGAAAAATATGTTGAATATGGTGCGCTATCAAAAGAAGAAGCCGATAAAATGTTTTCACATTTTGAAAAACATTATAAAATGATGGAAGAACATAATTTTCAAATATCGCCGCATCGCCCACATACAGGGCATACGCATAAGTAA
- a CDS encoding S9 family peptidase, giving the protein MNKIGITARDLFHLKSVTDPKLSPDGSMAVYVQTRIDEKTEKYISNLFMFSLITNETKQWTFGDNRDTSPAWSPDGKHIAFISDRSGKKQVHIIGSIGGEARQLTHFVNGVTKPIWSPCSTKLLLSTGLKEGECLNSVKENDFSKDVHRYDRIKFKWDGRGYFDQLFQQLVIVEILNDEAILLTENNIDHHPNAWSPDGQHIAFISGDAEKSDDELFSDIFIMELETNSSRKLTDSTGFFKDPKWSPNGEYLSFIGHYKEFAGATFSNIWLYSIFDQSIQCLTDGWDVQIGDSAIGDFQVGAVDPGILWTNDSQGFYFLISDYGNTGVYYGSIEGAMYPSILDPQHIYGLTIDPESHRAVVAISTPVHPGDLFVYNLTNGDKEQISFINEDFLKDKHLSMAEPITFPSVDGLTIHGWIMRPTNFNGNQKYPLILEIHGGPHMMYANTYVHEFQTLANEGYTILFTNPRGSVGYGQDFVNACRGDYGGMDYQDLMAAVDHVLATYDFIEHENLGVSGGSYGGFMTNWIIGHTNRFKAAVTQRCISNWISFYGVSDIGYYFTEWEVGGDIVNSAEKLWQHSPLKYVSNVNTPLLLLHGEKDFRCPIEQSEQFFVALKRQKKEAVLVSFPDESHEVSRSGSPKMRLQHVEEIKGWFNKYF; this is encoded by the coding sequence ATGAACAAAATAGGTATAACAGCAAGAGACTTATTTCACTTGAAATCAGTGACCGATCCAAAGCTATCGCCGGATGGCAGCATGGCGGTGTATGTCCAAACCAGAATTGATGAAAAAACAGAAAAATACATTTCCAATCTATTTATGTTCAGCCTGATTACGAATGAAACAAAACAATGGACGTTTGGGGATAATCGTGATACTTCACCTGCATGGTCCCCCGACGGAAAGCATATCGCCTTTATATCGGACAGATCCGGAAAAAAACAAGTGCACATTATTGGGAGCATTGGAGGGGAAGCACGCCAATTGACCCATTTCGTTAACGGTGTAACAAAACCTATATGGTCTCCTTGTTCCACCAAGTTGTTGCTTTCTACAGGGTTAAAAGAGGGGGAGTGCCTTAATTCGGTTAAGGAAAATGATTTTTCCAAAGATGTTCATAGATATGACCGGATTAAGTTTAAATGGGATGGGAGAGGGTATTTTGATCAGTTATTTCAGCAGCTTGTCATCGTGGAGATTTTAAATGACGAAGCCATATTGCTGACGGAAAATAATATTGATCATCACCCGAATGCGTGGTCCCCTGACGGTCAGCACATTGCATTCATAAGCGGGGATGCAGAAAAGAGTGATGATGAACTTTTTTCTGATATTTTTATCATGGAACTAGAAACGAATTCTTCACGTAAGTTAACGGATAGTACAGGTTTCTTTAAAGATCCGAAATGGTCTCCAAATGGTGAATACCTTTCATTCATTGGCCATTATAAAGAATTTGCCGGTGCCACCTTTTCAAATATCTGGTTATACTCCATATTCGATCAATCCATTCAGTGCTTAACCGATGGATGGGACGTCCAAATTGGGGATTCTGCAATCGGTGATTTCCAAGTCGGAGCAGTCGACCCTGGTATTTTATGGACAAACGATAGCCAAGGCTTTTACTTTTTAATAAGCGATTATGGAAATACTGGCGTATATTATGGTTCGATTGAAGGAGCCATGTATCCATCTATACTTGATCCGCAGCATATATACGGCCTGACTATAGATCCCGAAAGCCATCGTGCGGTCGTGGCCATTAGTACCCCCGTTCATCCCGGTGATCTCTTTGTTTATAACCTTACAAATGGGGATAAAGAACAAATTAGTTTTATTAATGAAGATTTTTTAAAGGATAAACATTTGTCCATGGCCGAACCCATTACTTTTCCATCTGTTGATGGACTTACCATACACGGATGGATCATGAGACCGACCAATTTTAATGGAAATCAAAAATATCCACTCATTTTAGAAATCCATGGCGGTCCGCATATGATGTATGCCAATACCTATGTTCACGAATTTCAGACCTTGGCTAATGAAGGGTATACTATTTTGTTCACTAACCCTCGTGGGAGTGTGGGTTATGGTCAGGACTTCGTAAATGCCTGCCGAGGGGATTATGGAGGCATGGATTATCAGGACTTAATGGCGGCCGTTGACCATGTATTAGCGACGTATGATTTTATAGAGCATGAAAATTTGGGAGTATCCGGCGGCAGCTATGGCGGGTTCATGACAAATTGGATCATCGGTCATACCAACCGTTTCAAGGCCGCTGTTACTCAGCGCTGCATTAGTAACTGGATTAGCTTTTATGGCGTCAGCGACATTGGCTATTATTTTACTGAATGGGAAGTAGGCGGCGATATCGTTAACTCTGCTGAAAAATTGTGGCAGCACTCACCTTTAAAATATGTTTCCAATGTGAATACCCCTTTACTTTTACTTCACGGTGAAAAGGATTTCCGATGTCCCATTGAACAGAGCGAGCAATTTTTTGTCGCTTTAAAACGGCAAAAAAAAGAAGCGGTACTTGTTTCCTTCCCAGATGAGTCTCATGAAGTATCCCGAAGCGGATCTCCAAAAATGCGTCTGCAACATGTAGAAGAAATAAAAGGATGGTTCAATAAATATTTTTAA